One Lysinibacillus sp. OF-1 DNA segment encodes these proteins:
- a CDS encoding transketolase gives MINASLVEKLKKQASHMRINALKLANASGNNAAHVGPGLSIIEILAVLYGHTMNINSKNSLDEGRDRFILSKEHGVLAYYTALYENGIITEEDLASFMNTGSAFLGHPVMNRKKGIEFTSGSLGMGLSLAIGVAMGLKRKQLSSHVYVLLGDGESNEGSIWEGFLSAPHFKLDNLTVIIDRNGIQLGGKTNDILPMNHLEKVLEEMGWAVSTVDGHDIEALISVFDSVSHKPRVIIANTIKGKGVSFMEHNIDWHHAVLTDKLFNEAIEEQVKENE, from the coding sequence ATGATTAATGCAAGCTTAGTAGAAAAATTAAAGAAACAAGCTAGTCATATGAGAATAAATGCTTTGAAATTAGCAAATGCTTCAGGGAATAATGCTGCTCACGTAGGCCCGGGCTTATCCATTATTGAAATTTTAGCTGTTTTGTACGGTCACACTATGAATATTAATAGTAAAAATTCTTTAGACGAAGGTAGAGACCGTTTTATTTTAAGTAAAGAACATGGGGTATTAGCTTACTATACTGCTTTATATGAGAATGGAATTATTACAGAGGAAGATTTAGCTAGTTTTATGAATACAGGTAGTGCCTTTTTAGGTCATCCAGTAATGAATCGTAAAAAAGGTATTGAATTTACAAGTGGTAGTTTAGGAATGGGCTTATCATTGGCTATCGGTGTTGCGATGGGATTAAAACGTAAGCAATTATCAAGTCATGTTTATGTATTATTAGGTGATGGTGAGAGTAACGAAGGGTCGATTTGGGAAGGGTTTTTATCTGCTCCACATTTTAAATTAGATAATTTAACAGTCATTATTGACCGGAATGGTATTCAGTTAGGTGGTAAAACGAACGATATTTTACCAATGAATCATTTGGAGAAAGTACTAGAAGAGATGGGCTGGGCTGTCTCCACTGTAGATGGGCATGATATTGAGGCATTAATAAGTGTATTTGATAGTGTTTCTCATAAACCTAGAGTAATAATAGCTAATACTATTAAAGGCAAAGGTGTTTCTTTTATGGAGCACAATATTGATTGGCATCATGCTGTGCTAACGGATAAATTATTTAACGAAGCGATAGAAGAGCAGGTGAAAGAAAATGAATAA
- a CDS encoding transketolase family protein, protein MNNTLKNHKMLARLGQRGTFGMVMLEKAKKKEDLLVITADVSIPAGLDRYRKQHSDKFIDVGIAEQNMIGIAAGLASEGFDVYTTTYAPFHTLRCLEQIRMDIGEMKHPVRMVGLSSGVVLGMIGNMHCSFEDIAVIRAIPNIAIISPADSFELVKVLEALESYPNPVYLRLTSGAPSPIIYKEDYNFEIGKTISVKNGEDIAIFATGSIISEAIKAAELLELEGINTEVINVHTIRPLDNEGIKMVIKDKKLLVSMEEHVIAGGLGSAISEAIAMEVKKPPHLMIGLPSDYSRAGIYEEMLDYYGLTANKVAKSIKETLNNI, encoded by the coding sequence ATGAATAATACATTAAAAAATCATAAAATGTTAGCACGTTTAGGTCAACGAGGCACATTTGGAATGGTCATGTTAGAGAAGGCCAAAAAAAAGGAAGATTTATTGGTGATAACAGCAGATGTATCTATTCCAGCAGGCTTAGATCGTTATAGAAAGCAACATTCTGACAAATTTATTGATGTAGGAATTGCTGAACAAAATATGATTGGTATAGCCGCTGGTTTAGCCAGTGAAGGTTTTGATGTTTATACAACAACATATGCTCCATTCCATACGCTAAGATGTTTAGAACAAATTCGAATGGATATTGGTGAAATGAAACATCCAGTAAGAATGGTAGGATTATCTAGTGGTGTAGTATTAGGTATGATAGGTAATATGCATTGTAGTTTTGAAGATATAGCTGTTATTCGTGCTATCCCTAACATAGCAATTATTTCACCTGCAGATTCTTTTGAATTAGTAAAAGTATTAGAGGCTCTGGAAAGTTATCCCAATCCAGTATATCTTCGATTGACTAGTGGAGCGCCCTCTCCAATTATTTATAAAGAGGATTATAATTTTGAAATCGGAAAAACTATCTCAGTGAAAAATGGCGAAGATATCGCGATATTTGCTACGGGTTCCATTATAAGTGAGGCAATAAAAGCTGCAGAATTATTAGAATTAGAAGGCATTAATACTGAAGTAATTAATGTCCATACTATCAGACCTTTAGATAATGAAGGTATAAAAATGGTTATTAAAGATAAAAAGCTTCTTGTAAGTATGGAAGAGCATGTAATTGCTGGAGGGCTAGGTAGTGCCATATCCGAAGCAATAGCTATGGAGGTTAAAAAGCCTCCTCACTTAATGATAGGATTACCTAGTGATTATAGCAGAGCAGGAATATATGAAGAGATGCTAGACTATTACGGATTAACTGCTAATAAAGTTGCTAAAAGTATAAAGGAAACATTAAATAATATTTAA
- a CDS encoding AMP-binding protein, with amino-acid sequence MELFNLESSDVAIITNEQTYAFSEIPKIEFRSTSKELILILCQNTIDILATYISAMNSKHAVMLINEGINHELLANIIKTYQPKWIIGLKSHEGYEINENQLIRTKEIVTNIHPDLAILLSTSGTTGSQKFVRLSYDNIRVNAESIIEYLKINQNERAVMNLPLSYSYGMSIVNSHLLAGASILLTDESVMEKSFWELVKKHKATSIAGVPFTYQMLQRIGFTKMELPYLKTMTQAGGRLNEKLVKHFAEYAKEQNKRFYIMYGQTEAAPRISYIPYEKVLEKSSTIGIAIPGGKLSIDVETEELIYMGANVMMGYAENLSDLANGYELNGVLYTGDTAIIDEDGYFTITGRMKRFIKLFGLRINLDDVEKKLEEELQIPLACTGSDDKLIVAIEQADYVEKVKEAIEHLYKLHKTAFKVKVIDEIPRFVSGKTDYMKLKESCL; translated from the coding sequence ATGGAACTTTTTAATTTAGAGAGTAGTGATGTGGCGATTATTACAAATGAACAAACATATGCTTTTAGTGAAATTCCTAAAATTGAATTTCGTAGTACAAGCAAAGAGTTAATATTGATACTATGCCAAAACACAATAGATATTTTAGCTACTTATATTTCAGCTATGAATAGCAAGCATGCGGTTATGCTGATTAATGAAGGTATTAATCATGAATTACTAGCAAACATTATAAAAACATATCAGCCGAAATGGATTATTGGATTAAAGAGCCATGAAGGGTATGAAATAAATGAAAATCAATTAATAAGAACAAAAGAAATAGTAACCAATATTCATCCTGACCTTGCAATTTTATTAAGTACTTCAGGTACAACTGGTAGCCAAAAGTTTGTTCGTCTTTCCTATGACAATATTAGGGTAAATGCTGAATCTATTATAGAGTATCTAAAAATTAATCAAAATGAACGAGCAGTTATGAATCTACCACTTTCTTATTCATATGGCATGTCGATTGTGAATAGTCACCTTTTAGCAGGTGCTTCAATTTTATTGACTGATGAAAGCGTGATGGAGAAGTCATTTTGGGAACTTGTGAAAAAACATAAAGCAACTTCAATTGCAGGTGTTCCATTTACATATCAAATGTTACAGCGTATAGGCTTTACAAAAATGGAGTTACCTTATTTAAAGACAATGACACAAGCTGGGGGACGATTAAATGAAAAGCTTGTAAAGCATTTTGCAGAATATGCAAAAGAACAAAATAAGAGATTTTACATAATGTATGGTCAAACTGAAGCTGCACCACGTATTTCATATATTCCTTATGAAAAAGTATTAGAGAAGTCTAGCACAATTGGTATTGCTATTCCTGGTGGCAAACTTTCTATAGATGTAGAAACCGAGGAGTTAATTTATATGGGTGCTAATGTCATGATGGGGTACGCTGAGAATTTATCAGACTTAGCAAATGGCTATGAACTTAATGGGGTACTATATACTGGCGATACAGCAATCATTGATGAAGATGGATACTTTACAATTACAGGACGAATGAAGCGTTTTATTAAGTTATTTGGTTTGCGCATTAATTTAGATGATGTGGAGAAGAAACTTGAAGAAGAACTACAAATACCTTTAGCTTGTACTGGATCTGACGATAAATTAATTGTAGCTATTGAACAAGCTGATTATGTTGAAAAAGTAAAAGAAGCGATTGAACATTTATATAAGCTTCACAAAACGGCATTTAAAGTCAAGGTGATTGATGAAATTCCACGTTTTGTAAGTGGAAAAACCGATTATATGAAGCTAAAGGAGAGCTGTTTATGA
- a CDS encoding LuxE/PaaK family acyltransferase — protein MTVPYHLVQAEKEIELVVKLNELTRWHTENCHEYKSMLEKSNALLEASCLEEVPFLPVQLFKLMNLKSVSQENVVKVLTSSGTTGQQVSKIYLDKETSIAQTKALVEVMKPILGNRRLPMILLDTKSVLKDRKSFSARGAGILGFSNFGRKHFYALNDDMTLDVEGLQAYLKEYEGQRILLFGFTFMIWQYVYKEIRDKGLNINFGDSVLIHGGGWKKLKDEAVDALTFNHLLSKQLGIQEVHNYYGMVEQVGSIFVECNEGHLHAPSYADVIIRNPITFNVLPVGQQGLIQVVSELPKSYPGHSLLTEDLGTIHGIDDCPCGWKGKYFSVVGRIPKAELRGCSDTFQGGVRL, from the coding sequence ATGACGGTCCCTTATCATTTAGTACAGGCCGAGAAAGAAATTGAACTAGTAGTTAAATTAAATGAACTAACTAGATGGCACACTGAAAATTGTCATGAATATAAATCAATGCTAGAAAAAAGCAATGCATTACTAGAAGCAAGTTGTTTAGAAGAAGTACCATTTTTACCTGTGCAGTTGTTTAAGCTAATGAATTTAAAATCGGTTTCTCAAGAGAACGTTGTAAAAGTGCTAACATCAAGTGGGACAACGGGACAGCAAGTATCTAAAATTTACCTCGATAAAGAGACATCGATTGCACAGACAAAAGCACTTGTAGAAGTGATGAAACCTATTTTAGGTAATAGACGTTTGCCAATGATTCTGTTAGATACGAAATCTGTGCTAAAGGATCGAAAATCATTTAGTGCACGTGGAGCGGGAATTTTAGGGTTCTCTAATTTCGGTCGCAAACACTTTTATGCTTTAAATGATGATATGACATTGGATGTTGAAGGTTTACAAGCGTATTTAAAAGAATACGAAGGACAACGTATATTACTGTTTGGTTTTACATTTATGATATGGCAGTACGTTTATAAAGAAATAAGAGATAAAGGTTTAAATATTAATTTTGGTGATAGTGTACTTATTCACGGAGGTGGATGGAAAAAGCTTAAGGATGAGGCGGTTGATGCTTTGACTTTTAATCATCTTCTTAGTAAGCAATTAGGCATTCAAGAAGTACATAACTATTATGGCATGGTTGAACAGGTCGGTTCAATTTTTGTAGAGTGTAATGAAGGACATTTACATGCACCGAGCTATGCTGATGTGATTATTCGTAATCCGATTACGTTTAATGTTTTACCTGTAGGACAACAAGGTTTAATTCAGGTAGTGAGTGAATTACCAAAAAGTTATCCGGGTCATTCTTTATTGACAGAAGATTTAGGAACAATTCATGGTATTGATGATTGTCCATGTGGATGGAAAGGAAAGTATTTTAGTGTAGTTGGACGTATCCCGAAGGCAGAATTACGCGGTTGTAGTGATACTTTTCAAGGAGGTGTGCGTTTGTGA
- a CDS encoding acyl-CoA reductase, whose product MKIFWPKNGNFDNVLCNLNNQKLNQPFAEEVIAFTQSLSKRFVRMRYMPEVVALGYWLRKSNIKQMQAEFEKATKGKVVRGRGTAFHIAPSNVDTIFVYSWMLSLLAGNRNIIRISSKTEINELLQVILEELPNYKSLAEQIIICTYGHDESATEMLSLTCHTRVIWGGDETVKAIRKIPLAPLANELAFPDRFSLAILNSEKVMLLDDEALDALLEQFYNDVFWFDQMACSSPRLIVWIGEKIESFWTAFERKIQKKQHELLAATQVLKYSTSLQLAAENYVEKVVPITNFSRIKLNDVPRDVREKHCGGGLFYEYEVENLIDLEQIIIDKDQTIAYFGFEKPELKELVESISTRGIDRIVPIGQALNFDGVWDGQSFLTSFTREVIIL is encoded by the coding sequence GTGAAAATATTTTGGCCAAAGAATGGGAATTTTGATAATGTACTATGCAACTTGAATAATCAAAAATTGAATCAACCTTTTGCTGAAGAAGTAATTGCTTTTACACAAAGTTTATCGAAGCGTTTTGTACGGATGCGATACATGCCTGAAGTTGTAGCACTTGGTTACTGGCTTCGAAAATCAAATATTAAGCAAATGCAAGCAGAGTTTGAAAAGGCTACTAAGGGAAAAGTAGTTCGTGGGCGAGGTACAGCTTTTCATATCGCTCCTTCAAATGTTGATACTATTTTCGTTTATTCATGGATGCTGTCACTTCTTGCAGGGAATCGCAATATCATTCGTATTTCAAGTAAAACGGAAATAAATGAGTTATTACAAGTGATTTTAGAAGAGTTACCTAATTATAAATCGTTAGCGGAACAAATAATAATTTGTACATATGGTCATGATGAGAGTGCAACAGAAATGCTCAGTCTAACATGTCATACACGTGTTATTTGGGGAGGGGATGAAACGGTAAAAGCCATTCGTAAAATTCCCCTTGCACCACTAGCAAATGAATTAGCATTTCCAGACAGATTCTCATTAGCCATATTAAACTCCGAAAAAGTTATGTTATTAGATGATGAGGCACTAGATGCATTACTTGAGCAATTTTATAACGATGTGTTTTGGTTTGACCAAATGGCATGTTCATCACCAAGACTTATCGTTTGGATAGGTGAGAAAATAGAATCTTTTTGGACGGCATTTGAACGTAAAATCCAGAAAAAGCAACATGAGTTATTAGCAGCAACGCAAGTATTGAAATATTCGACAAGTTTACAATTAGCCGCGGAAAATTATGTAGAAAAAGTAGTACCTATAACGAACTTTTCACGTATAAAGCTAAATGATGTGCCAAGAGATGTACGTGAAAAGCATTGCGGTGGTGGCTTGTTTTATGAGTATGAAGTTGAAAACTTAATAGACTTAGAACAAATTATAATCGATAAAGATCAAACAATTGCATACTTTGGTTTTGAGAAACCTGAGTTAAAGGAATTAGTAGAATCAATTTCTACACGAGGGATAGATCGAATTGTCCCAATCGGGCAAGCGCTAAATTTTGATGGTGTTTGGGATGGACAAAGTTTCTTAACATCGTTTACGAGGGAAGTAATAATTTTATAA
- a CDS encoding cytidylyltransferase domain-containing protein produces the protein MKTIVIIQARMGSSRLPGKILKPLGDVDVLRYDITRCRAIKGVNEVIVATSTLKQDDAIANWCEQQQVAYFRGSEGDVLDRYVQCAKQYKPDYVMRVTSDCPFVDYEMASDIVELILKERKDIVLIDGQLPRGLAVELISYEALLYIHKVGLESRHREHVTYYAYEFAEEFESVTYKAPANRIAPELRITLDTIEDYKLIYEVAKHFNNPLISSKDVIQFLKDNPEVAKLNAHIEQKPVI, from the coding sequence ATGAAAACAATTGTAATTATCCAAGCAAGAATGGGCTCCTCTCGTTTGCCAGGGAAAATTTTAAAACCGCTTGGAGATGTAGATGTTTTAAGGTACGATATCACGCGCTGTCGTGCTATCAAAGGTGTTAATGAAGTTATTGTTGCGACAAGTACTTTAAAACAGGATGATGCAATTGCAAATTGGTGTGAACAGCAACAAGTTGCATATTTCAGAGGTTCTGAGGGAGATGTATTAGATCGCTATGTTCAATGTGCAAAGCAATACAAACCTGATTATGTGATGCGTGTAACATCGGATTGTCCATTTGTTGACTATGAAATGGCAAGTGATATTGTAGAATTAATTCTAAAAGAACGTAAAGATATCGTGTTAATTGACGGGCAATTACCTCGAGGATTAGCGGTAGAACTTATTTCATATGAAGCACTTTTATATATTCATAAAGTAGGGCTAGAATCTCGACATCGTGAGCATGTTACTTATTACGCCTATGAATTTGCTGAAGAATTTGAATCAGTTACATATAAAGCGCCAGCAAATCGTATTGCGCCAGAACTACGCATTACGCTAGATACAATCGAAGACTATAAACTGATTTATGAGGTGGCAAAGCATTTCAACAACCCATTAATTTCAAGTAAAGATGTGATTCAATTTTTAAAAGATAATCCTGAAGTTGCAAAACTAAATGCTCATATCGAGCAAAAGCCGGTGATTTAA
- the pseG gene encoding UDP-2,4-diacetamido-2,4,6-trideoxy-beta-L-altropyranose hydrolase, whose product MKVIIRTDASIEIGSGHVMRCLTVAKNLRVNGCEVIFWMQDLPGNLIDYVISEGFGNIFEAEQADIYIIDHYGIDKEWECKIRVFTKKIVVIDDLANRKHDCELLLDPNVLPNFESRYDDLVSDACIKLLGPKYLIMRDEFIDARRLLRKRNEQIENLLIFMGGSDPTNETMKILEALEEFQFKHIDVVVGNGNVFKEQIREICEERGYDYHCQINYMAKLMQQADFAIGAGGSTTWERCYVGLPSSSTIVANNQKEGTEFVAELGIVINLGWHKDVTSETYKQLLKNLQIKDLSEKGLILTQNEQPNEWVYKILELIK is encoded by the coding sequence ATGAAAGTCATTATTCGTACAGATGCATCTATTGAAATCGGTAGTGGTCATGTTATGCGTTGTTTGACAGTTGCAAAAAATTTGCGTGTGAATGGATGTGAAGTAATCTTTTGGATGCAAGATTTACCTGGAAATCTAATTGATTACGTAATCAGTGAAGGTTTTGGAAATATTTTTGAAGCAGAGCAAGCAGACATATATATCATTGATCATTATGGGATTGATAAAGAGTGGGAGTGCAAAATACGTGTATTTACAAAAAAAATTGTGGTAATTGATGATTTAGCGAACCGTAAGCATGATTGCGAGTTGCTTCTGGACCCTAATGTATTGCCAAATTTTGAATCACGATATGACGATTTAGTGTCTGATGCATGTATAAAGCTATTAGGTCCAAAATATTTAATTATGCGTGATGAGTTTATTGATGCAAGACGGCTATTGCGCAAGAGGAATGAACAAATTGAAAATTTACTCATTTTTATGGGCGGTTCGGATCCAACGAATGAGACGATGAAAATTTTGGAGGCACTTGAAGAATTTCAGTTTAAACATATTGATGTAGTTGTTGGAAATGGTAATGTTTTTAAGGAACAAATTCGGGAGATTTGTGAAGAGCGTGGGTATGACTATCACTGTCAAATTAATTATATGGCAAAGTTAATGCAACAGGCTGATTTTGCTATTGGTGCGGGGGGAAGTACAACATGGGAACGTTGTTATGTTGGACTACCTTCATCGAGTACTATTGTAGCTAATAATCAGAAAGAAGGGACAGAATTTGTTGCAGAACTTGGCATAGTTATTAATCTGGGATGGCATAAAGACGTGACATCGGAAACTTATAAACAGTTATTAAAAAATTTACAGATTAAAGATTTAAGTGAAAAAGGGCTTATTCTAACTCAAAATGAGCAACCAAATGAGTGGGTTTATAAAATATTGGAGTTGATAAAATGA